Sequence from the Streptomyces peucetius genome:
GGAGGCGTCGGCGCCGGAGGAGGCGATGAGCCGGTCGTCGATCTGGTTTCCCTTCAGGCCCATCGTCACGACGATCCTGTCCGGGTACGCCTTGCGCACGCTGTCGGAGTCCGGGTCCCAGTGGGGGTTGCGCTCCAGCACCAGCTGCTTGTCCCTGGCGTACGACTCGATCCTGTACGGGCCGGAGGAGAAGGGGCGGCTGTCGTACCGGGGGCCGGTGTCGCGCGACTTCGGGACCGGCGCGAACGTCGGCAGCGCGGTGGCGTAGGGGAACTCGGCGAAGGGCTTGCGGAGTTCGAAGACGATCGTGTGGTCGTCGGGTACCTTGACGGATTTGAGGTGCTCGCCTTTCGCCGGGCCCCGGTAGCCGTCGGCGCCGGCGAGGTATCGGGCCGCGTAGTCGGGGCCGCCGGACAGGTCGGGGGAGAAGGACCGCTCGACGTTGTACTTGATGTCGTGGGCGGTGACGGGCGATCCGTCCTCGTACTTCAGCCCCTTCTTGAGCCTGAACGTCCACGTCCTGGCCCCGTTGGAGGAGGTGCCGAGGTCCGTGGCGAGGTCGGGGGTCAGCTGCCCGCCGCCGGCGCCGGGCTCGGCCCGGTACGTCACGAGGGTGCGGTAGAGCAGACGGGTGCCGAAGTCCATGTCGCCCATGACCCAGTTGCGGGCGGGGTCGAGGTGGGTGAAGTCCTGGTTGGACAGGACGGTGAGAGTGCCGCCCTTCGTGGGGGTGCCACCGATGACGGCGCCCTGGTTGGCGAGGGCGGGGTTCGCGCCGCGGCCCCTGCCGTCCGTGGAACGCGTACCGCCGGAGCAGCCGGCCGCACCGAGGACGAGGGTGGCCGCCACGGCGGCTGCGAGGGCGGTGCAGGTGCGCTTGTTCATCAGCGGTCACTCCGTGAACAGTCGGCCAGCAGGATGTGACCGGTAACATAGTAATGTGAAATTGTACTGACAAGAGGCGTGCGCTGCGGATTTGCAGGTGTGGGCTGAGGGGTACTCATCAAGCCCCGGTACTCGACTGCTTGGGGTATCGCCTCGTGCCGTTCTCTTGGCAGACGCGGTGCAATGTGAAATATTACTGACGTGTCCACGAGGAACTCGCCGGATCTCATCGTCGTCGGAGCGGGTGTGGTCGGCGCCGCCTGCGCCTACTACACGGCCCGCTCCGGCCTGACCGTCATCGTGATCGACCGTGGTCCCGTCGTCGGCGGGACCACCGGAGCCGGCGAGGGCAACCTGCTGGTCTCCGACAAGGAGCCGGGCCCCGAGCTCGAACTGACCCTGCTGTCCACCCGATTGTGGCGCGAACTGTCCGGCGTGCTGCCACCCCGCATCGAGTACGAGGCGAAGGGCGGTCTGGTCGTCGCCTCCGACGACGAATCCTTGGCGGCCCTGCGGGACCTGGCCGCCCGGCAGGAAAAGGCGGGCGTGGACGTCCGGCAGGTGATGAGTGACGGGCTCCGCGACCTGGAGTCCCACCTGGCCCCGGACCTGGCGGGCGGCTTCCACTACCCGCAGGACGCCCAGGTGCAGCCCGCCCTCGCAGCGGCACATCTGCTGCGGGCCGTGGACGGGCAGGGCTCCGGCCGGATCCTCCTGCGCCTGGGTGAAGAGGTCACCGGCGTTCTGCAGGGGACGCGGCGAGGTGCGGGGAGTACGCACGGCGAACGGCGATCTGCACGCACCCTGCGTGGTGAACGCCGCCGGGACCTGGGGCGGCCGGCTGCCCCGGCTCGCCGGGGTGGACCTGCCGGTGCTTCCCCGCCGGGACTTCGTCCTGGTCACCGAGCCGCTGCCGCGCGTTGTGCGGCACAAGGTCTACACGGCCGGCTACGTCGCCGATGTCGCCAGCGGCTCGGCGGCGCTCCAGACTCCGCCGTCGTCGAGGGCACCCCGGCGGGACCGGTCCTGATCGGCGCGAGCCGGGAACGGGTCGGCTTCGACCGCACCCTGTCCGTGGAGGCGCTGCGCCGCCTCGCCGGCCGGGCCACCCGTCTGTTCCCGGTGCTCGCCGGGGTGCGGGCGATACGGACGTACGCCGGATTCCGCCCGCACCTCCCCGACCATCTGCCCGCGATCGGACCCGACCCGCGTGTCCCTGGCCTGGTGCACGCCTGCGGGCACGAAGGAGCGGGGATAGGACTCGCCCCGGCCACGGGAATGATCGTCGCCCGGATGCTGTCCGGGACGGAACTCCCCATGGACATCGAGCCGTTCCGGCCGGACCGCTTCGACACGGCCGCGCCCCGGACCCCCTGGAAGGAGGCGCGCCATGGCGCGTGACCGCAGCCCCGCCGGACTCGTCGGCGCGGCACCCGGACGACCCCCGTTCGAGATCACCTTCGACGGGCGCCCGATCACGGCGCTGCCCGGGCAGTCCGTCGCCGCCGCACTCTGGTCGGCCGATGTCGTCGCCTGGCGCACCACGCGCCGGGACGGCCGTCCGCGCGGAGCCTTCTGCGGCATCGGCCACTGCTACGACTGCCTCGCCACGATCAACGGGCGGCCCAACAGGCGGGCCTGTCTGGTGCCCGCCGGCCCCGGCGACACGATCACCACGCAGGAAGGACACGGTCATGCCGGACTCGCCGTCTGACCGGGGCGTCGACGAGCCCTACGACCTCGCGGTGATCGGCGCGGGCTGCGCGGGCCTCGCGGGCGCCGTCACCGCATCCGAACAGGGGCTCTCGGTGGCCCTCCTGGACACGGCGGGCCGGATCGGCGGCCAGTTCTACCGCCACCCCGCTCCCGCCGTCGGCGCGGTGCGCCCCGAGGCCCTGCACCACGACTGGTCCGCCTTCGCCGGTCTGCGCTGCCGCCTCGAGGCGAGCGACGTCGTTCACCTCGCCGGGCACCACGTCTGGACCGTGGAGCGGAACGACGCCCCCGAGGCCGCGGACGGCACGTACCCCACGTCCGTGGACGCGCAGGAGGCCGGCGAGGCGGACGCGCGGTGGACGGTGCACGCCGTCACCGGCGCGGACGGCGACGGCGAGCGCCCGGTACGCGTACGGGCACGCGCGGTCCTGCTCGCGACCGGCGCTTACGAACGCCAACTGCCGTTTCCCGGCTGGACACTGCCGGGAGTCGTGGGCGCCGCGGGGGCACAGGCCATGCTGAGGCTCGTCCTGCCCGGCAGGCGCGTCGTCGTGGCGGGCAGCGGCCCGCTGCTGCTCGCCGTCGCCGCCTCGCTCGCCGCCGCGGGGGCGAGCGTTCCCGCGGTGGTGGAGGCGTCCGGCTATCTCGGGTACGCACGCCGCCCGCGCGTCCTCGCAGCCAACCCGCAGAAGCCGGCCGAGGCCCTGCTCCACGGTGCGGCGCTGCTGCGGCACGGTGTGCGCCTGCGCGTCCGCAGTGCCGTGACCGAGGTCCACGGCACCGACCGGGTGGAGGCGGTCACCGTCTCCCGGCTCGACCGCGACTGGCGGCCCGTGCGGGGGACGGGCCGCCGGATCGCCTGCGACGCCCTCGCGGTGGGTCACGGACTCGTCCCCCAGACCGAGCTCGCCACGAGCCTCGGGTGCGCGACACGGCGTACGCCGGACGGGACGTACGCCCTCGCACTGGACGCACTGCAGCAGACGTCGGTGCCCGGCCTGTGGGCGGCGGGGGAGACCGGAGGAATCGGCGGAGCCCAACTCGCCCGCGTGGAGGGCGAGCTCGCGGCCATCGCCGTGGCCGCCCGGGTACGGGGCCGGCCGGAACCGGCCCGCGACGGGCGGGTTCGGGAGCTTCAGCGGCGGCGCGAGCGCATGCGCGCCTTCGCCGGCGTCATGGCCGCCGTGCACGCGCCGGGACCGGGCTGGACCGCGTGGCTCGACGACGCGACGGAGGTGTGCCGCTGCGAGGAGGTGCCGGCAGGCGCCGTCCGTGAGGCGGTCGACGCCTACGGCGCCCGTGACGCCCGCACGGTCAAGCTCCTCACCCGCGCGGGCATGGGCTGGTGCCAGGGCCGGGTGTGCGGGGCGGCCGTGGCCTGCCTCGCGGCGGGCGAGGGCACCTCGACCGTGCCGCCGTCCCCCGACCGGAGACCCCTCGCGGGACCCGTACCCCTGGGCGTGCTCGGCTCCGTCGATCCGGGCCCGCCGGAAGCCCCGCCCGCCGTCCCCGCCGAACAGCCCGACACCGCCCGCCCGGACGACGCCGCCCGGCCCGGCGAATGAGAGCGGCGCGCCCCGTGGGTGTCGTACACCGCTCGATGAATGACACACCCTCTGAAGGAGGTTGCCGCATGACCGCCACCACAGCCGCCACCACCGACGGCACAACCACCACCATGACCACCGCCTGGACCGCCGACCGCCCCTGGCGCGGCATCATGGTCGCCACCGCGCTTCCTCTGCGCGACGACCTCTCCGTCGACCTCGACGCCTATGCCGCCCACGTCCGCAGGCTCGTCGAACAGGGCTGCGACGGTGTCGTGCCCAACGGGTCCCTCGGCGAGTACCAGACCCTCACCGACGACGAACGCGCCCGCGTGGTCCGCACCGCCGTCGAAGCCGCGGGCGACGGCGCGCGCGTGATGCCCGGGGTCGCCGCCTACGGCAGCACGGAGTCCCGCCGCTGGGCGGAACAGGCCGCGGAGGCGGGCTGCGGAAGCGTCCTGCTGCTGCCGCCGAACGCCTATCGCGCCGACGAGACGGCGGTACGTGCCCACTACGCGGAGGTGGCCCGCGCGGGACTGCCGGTGGTGGCCTACAACAACCCCGTCGACACCAAGGTCGACCTCACCCCCGCCCTGCTCGCCCGGCTGCACGGCGACGGCGGCATCGTCGCCGTCAAGGAGTTCAGCGGCGACGTACGCAGGGCGTACGAGATCGGTGAACTCGCCCCGGACCTTGATCTGTTGATCGGCGCGGACGACGTACTGCTGGAGCTCGCCCTCGCGGGCGCCGTAGGCTGGATCGCCGGATACCCCAACGCGTTCCCCGCCACTTGCGCCGAGCTCTACCACGCCGCCGTCGCCGGGGACCTCGACACCGCACTGCCCCTGTACAAGTCACTGCACTCGCTGCTGCGCTGGGACTCCAGGACCGAGTTCGTGCAGGCGATCAAGGCGTCCATGGACATCGTCGGCCACCGCGGCGGTCCCACGCGCCCACCGCGCACGCCGCTGTCCGCCGAGGACGCGGCCACCGTGCGCGCGGCCACCGAGAAGGCCGTCGCCGACGGTCACCACTGACCCCGATCCGCCTCGCAGGAAGGGACGTTCGTGCGGACCCGTCATGTCTTCCACGCTGTCGACTCGCACACCGAGGGCATGCCCACGCGTGTGATCACCGCGGGCGTCGGGGTGATTCCCGGCGCCACGATGGCCGAGCGCAGGCTCCACTTCATCGAGCATCTGGACCATCTTCGTACGCTCCTGATGTACGAGCCGCGCGGCCACGCCTCGATGAGCGGCGCGATCCTCCAGCCGCCGACCCGCCCGGACACCGACTACGGAGTGCTGTACATCGAGGTCTCCGGCGTGCTGCCGATGTGCGGGCACGGCACCATCGGCGTGGCCACCGTCCTCGTCGAGACCGGCATGGTCCCGGTCACCGAACCGGTCACCACCGTCCGCCTCGACACCCCCGCCGGGCCGGTCGCCGTCGACGTACAGGTCGAGGACGGCGCGGCCAGGGCGGTCACACTCACCAACGTCCCCGCGTTCTGCGCGGGCCTGGACCGCAAGGTGGAGGTGCCGGGCCACGGGACGGTGACGTACGACCTGGCCTTCGGCGGGAACTTCTACGCCTTCGTCGAACTCGACGCGCTGGGGCTGCCGTTCGACCGGTCCCGCAAGGACGAACTGCTCGCCGCCGGGCTCGCCGTCATGGAGGCGATCAACGCGTCCCCGGACCGCCCCGTCCACCCGGAGCAGCCCGAGATCGCGGGCGTCAAGCATGTGTATCTCGCCGCCCCCGGCTCGGACGCGCACCGCTCACGCCACGCCATGGCCATCCACCCGGGCTGGTTCGACCGTTCGCCGTGCGGCACCGGCACCTCGGCGCGGATGGCGCAGCTGCACGCCCGCGGCGCCCTGCCGCTGCACCGCGACTTCGTCAACGAGTCGTTCATCGGCACCGAGTTCACCGGCCGTCTCGTGGCGGAGACCGAGGTCGGCGGGGTGCCCGCCGTCGTCCCCCGCATCACCGGACGCGCCTGGATCACCGGCACCGCCCAGTACTTCCTCGACCCGGACGACCCGTTCCCCGGAGGCTTCCTCCTGTGACCACGCCCCGGGCCCGCCCCACCTGCGGCCGGCGGCAAAAACAACGTGACATTGTACGCTGGTGATCCTCTCGGCCACGAGGCAGCCGCCGATGGCCGGCAGCACAGGGCGAAGGGAACACCACGACCATGGGCCACCTGAAGCAGCGCAACCTCATCACCGCCAGGGAGCGGCTGCGGGACCAGGTCGCCCACGCCCTGCGCGCCGCGCTCATCTCCGGCGAACTGCGCCCCGGCGAGGTCTACTCGGCGCCCGGCCTCGCCGAGGACTTCGGGATCTCCGCGACACCGGTGCGCGAGGCGATGCTCGACCTGGCCCGGGAGGGCCTCGTCGAGCCGGTCCGCAACAAGGGCTTCCGCGTCACCGAGGTCAACGAACGCGATCTCGATCAGTACACCGAGATCCGCATCCTGATCGAGGTCCCCATGATCGGCCGGATCACCCGCAGTGCCGCGGTCGAGGACCTGGAGGCACTGCGGCCGGTGGCCGATGAGATCGTGCGCGCCGCGCGCGAACACGACCTCATCGGGTACCTCGAGGCCGACCGGCAGTTCCATCTCTCCCTGCTCGCGCTCGCCGGCAACGACCGGCTCGTCGAGACCGTCGGCGATCTGCGCAAGCGCTCGCGGCTGTACGGACTGACCACGCTGGACGAGCGCGACCAGCTCATCCCGTCCGCGGAGGAGCACCTCGAGCTGCTCGACCTGATGGTGGCCGGTGACGCGAAGGGTGCCGAGAAGTGCATGACCCGCCACCTGGGACATGTGCGCTCGCTCTGGGCCGAGGGCGCGCAGGAGAAGGAGCGGGCGACCGTCGCGCAGGCTCCCAGGAGGAAGCTGGGCACGTCGCGCTGAGCCGGAGCTGAGCCGCCGCTCGGCCGGCGGTGTCAACGACCGGCTGCCGCTCCGCTCACGGTGTCAACGGCAGGGCTGCCGCTCCACCAAGACCTCCAGGGGCGCCCGGAAGGACAACAGGCCGAGCATCGGCGGCCGTGCGTCGCCGTCCGGGGCGAGCCGGATGTCCGGCAGCCGGCGTGCCACCGCCCGCAGGGCGATCGCCGCCTCCGTGCGCGCCAGGGACGCTCCCGGACAGCGGTGGCGTCCCGCGCCGAACGCCAGATGGTGCCGGACGTTCGCCCGGTGCGGGCACATCCGCTCGGGCTCCGCGAACACGTCCGGGTCGGAACCGGTGCCCATCAGCATCAGGAGCAGCTGTGCGCCCGCCGGGAGTCGCGTACCCGCCAGTTCGACCGGCCGTGCGGTGACCCGGCGCCAGGTGGTCACCGGCGGCTCACGCCGCAGGACCTCCTCCACCCATGCCTCGGCCAGGCCGGCTTCCGGCACAAGGCGCGGCCACAGGCCCTGCTCGCCGAGCGCCCGGCGCAGCACGGTGGCGATCAGCTGACCGGTCGTGGACTGCCCGGCGATGAAGATGAAGAAACAGGCGCTGACCGCGGTCGCCGTGTCCAGCGGTTCTCCGCCGGGCAGGCGGTGACGGGTCAGCGCTCCGACGAAGGAGTCGGGCGACGTCCTGGCACTGCGCACGGTCTCGGTGAGCCACCGGTGGAACTCGCCGACGAGGGAGGCGAGTTCGAGCTGCCGCTCCGCCGAGGGCCTGCCCCAGAACAACTCCAGGGACGCGTCGCTCCAGCGGATCAGCGTCTCCGGCGTGACCCCCCGGATACCGAGGAGCTCCATCAGCACCCGGCACGGCAGGACCTGGGCGTAGGAGGAGAACAGGTCGACGCGCCCGCCCGCGCCTGCCCCGGTCCGCGCCGCGTCCAGCAGCTCCTCTGCGCAGCGCTCGATCACGGGAACGGCGGCCGCGACCCGCCGGGCGTTGAAGAACCGGTTGACCAGCCGGCGCAGCCCGGCATGGCCGGCGGTGCCGTTGTTGGCCAGTGCGGGCGGCAGGGTGAAACCGGCCCTCGCGAGTGTCCGCAGCACGGCCACGGGCAGTGGGGCGACCGCGTGCTGGGCGTTGTCCGGCAGGTAGACGGACGCTTCGGAGAGCACCTGCCGTACGTCCCGATGGCGGCTGACCAGCCACAGCCCCGTCGCCTCGTCGCGGTGCACGGGCGCCTCGGCGCGCAGGACGTCCAGCCAGGGGTAGGGGTCGCGTACGAAGTCCTCGCCGAACAGGTCGAACCCGTCACCCGGCGCGGGAGCGCCCGCGAGCCGCGCCGCGGCCCCCTGACCGGGCACGTCGGCCGCCCCGGGCTCCGCCACCGCGGTCCCCGGGGTCCCCGCGTCCACGGCCGGAAATGTCACGCGCGGACGTTAACACGCACCTCGGCCGTCCTCGCCGCCATGTGCGCGGCATCACGCGCGGGCCCGCTTGCCTATGCAACAAGTTGCATAGCAGGATCGCAGTATGGCGCTCGAACACGCGATCCTCGTCTCCCTGCTGGAGAAGCCGGGCTCCGGGTACGAGCTGGCCCGGCGGTTCGAGCGGTCCATCGGCTACTTCTGGACCGCCACCCACCAGCAGATCTACCGCGTCCTCAAGCGCATGGAGGCCGACGGCTGGATCGATGTGCGGGAAGTGCCGCAGCAGGGCCGGCCGGACAAGAAGGAGTACTCGGTCTCGGGGTACGGCCGCACCGCCCTCGGCGAGTGGCTCCATGAGCCGATCCAGCCGGAAAGCGTCCGGCACGAGCTGGCCGTGAAGATCCGCGGCGCGGCCTTCGACGATCCGCGCGCCCTGATCGGCGAGGTCCGGCGGCACCAGCGCATGCACAGGGACCAGCTCGAGCACTACCTCGCGGGCGAGCGGCGGGACTTCGGCGCAGTCGACGCCCCGCCCTGCGACGGCGTCCGCCCCGATGCCGGGCGGGAGCTGCAGCACGCGGTCCTCCGCGGCGGGATCGCGTACGAGCGGATGATGATCGCCTGGCTCGACGACGTACTCGACACCCTTCATCGCCTCGGTCCCGGCCGGTGACGCGCTGCCGCGCGGCAGTCCGTTCCTGCTCTCCTGCCCCGGCACGGTCCTCCGCTGCGCCGGTCCACATGTCATTGCGCCCCCTACGACCTCGAGCCGGAAAGGCAACTCCCATGGCTGACCCGCTGCTGTTCAATCCCCGCACGTACGACCCGGCCCATTTCGACCCGGAGACCCGCAGGCTGCTGCGTGCCACCGTCGACTGGTTCGAGGCCCGCGGGAAGCGCAGGCTGATCGAGGACTACCGCACCCGCGCCTGGCTCGCGGACTTCCTTGCATTCGCCGCGCAGGAGAGGCTGTTCGCGACCTTCCTCACCCCAGAGTCCGAGGCCGGCAACGGGCAGGACAAGCGGTGGGACACGGCACGGATCGCCGCCCTCAACGAGATCTTCGGCTTCTACGGGCTCGACTACTGGTACGCCTGGCAGGTCACCGTCCTCGGCCTCGGCCCGGTCTGGCAGAGCGACAACGCCGCAGCCAGGACCCGTGCCGCCGAACTGCTCGACCAGGGCGAGGTGTTCGCCTTCGGCCTGTCGGAGAAGGCCCACGGCGCCGACATCTACTCCACCGACATGCTGCTGGAGCCCGACGGTGAGGGCGGCTTCCGGGCCCGCGGATCGAAGTACTACATCGGCAACGGCAACGCCGCCGGTCTGGTCTCCGTCTTCGGCCGCCGCACCGACGTCGAGGGCCCCGACGGCTATGTCTTCTTCGCCGCGGACAGCCGTCACCCGGCCTACCACGTCGTGCAGAACGTGGTCGACTCCTCG
This genomic interval carries:
- a CDS encoding GntR family transcriptional regulator, whose amino-acid sequence is MGHLKQRNLITARERLRDQVAHALRAALISGELRPGEVYSAPGLAEDFGISATPVREAMLDLAREGLVEPVRNKGFRVTEVNERDLDQYTEIRILIEVPMIGRITRSAAVEDLEALRPVADEIVRAAREHDLIGYLEADRQFHLSLLALAGNDRLVETVGDLRKRSRLYGLTTLDERDQLIPSAEEHLELLDLMVAGDAKGAEKCMTRHLGHVRSLWAEGAQEKERATVAQAPRRKLGTSR
- a CDS encoding NAD(P)/FAD-dependent oxidoreductase, whose protein sequence is MPDSPSDRGVDEPYDLAVIGAGCAGLAGAVTASEQGLSVALLDTAGRIGGQFYRHPAPAVGAVRPEALHHDWSAFAGLRCRLEASDVVHLAGHHVWTVERNDAPEAADGTYPTSVDAQEAGEADARWTVHAVTGADGDGERPVRVRARAVLLATGAYERQLPFPGWTLPGVVGAAGAQAMLRLVLPGRRVVVAGSGPLLLAVAASLAAAGASVPAVVEASGYLGYARRPRVLAANPQKPAEALLHGAALLRHGVRLRVRSAVTEVHGTDRVEAVTVSRLDRDWRPVRGTGRRIACDALAVGHGLVPQTELATSLGCATRRTPDGTYALALDALQQTSVPGLWAAGETGGIGGAQLARVEGELAAIAVAARVRGRPEPARDGRVRELQRRRERMRAFAGVMAAVHAPGPGWTAWLDDATEVCRCEEVPAGAVREAVDAYGARDARTVKLLTRAGMGWCQGRVCGAAVACLAAGEGTSTVPPSPDRRPLAGPVPLGVLGSVDPGPPEAPPAVPAEQPDTARPDDAARPGE
- a CDS encoding dihydrodipicolinate synthase family protein; this translates as MTTAWTADRPWRGIMVATALPLRDDLSVDLDAYAAHVRRLVEQGCDGVVPNGSLGEYQTLTDDERARVVRTAVEAAGDGARVMPGVAAYGSTESRRWAEQAAEAGCGSVLLLPPNAYRADETAVRAHYAEVARAGLPVVAYNNPVDTKVDLTPALLARLHGDGGIVAVKEFSGDVRRAYEIGELAPDLDLLIGADDVLLELALAGAVGWIAGYPNAFPATCAELYHAAVAGDLDTALPLYKSLHSLLRWDSRTEFVQAIKASMDIVGHRGGPTRPPRTPLSAEDAATVRAATEKAVADGHH
- a CDS encoding ABC transporter substrate-binding protein — encoded protein: MNKRTCTALAAAVAATLVLGAAGCSGGTRSTDGRGRGANPALANQGAVIGGTPTKGGTLTVLSNQDFTHLDPARNWVMGDMDFGTRLLYRTLVTYRAEPGAGGGQLTPDLATDLGTSSNGARTWTFRLKKGLKYEDGSPVTAHDIKYNVERSFSPDLSGGPDYAARYLAGADGYRGPAKGEHLKSVKVPDDHTIVFELRKPFAEFPYATALPTFAPVPKSRDTGPRYDSRPFSSGPYRIESYARDKQLVLERNPHWDPDSDSVRKAYPDRIVVTMGLKGNQIDDRLIASSGADASAVPWGKLRPESIPKVLTEADVKARLLAESTNCTEMLQMHTGRAPFDNVLVRRAVQYALDREAVLTASGGPALNDPATALMPGSLFGGEQPDTLKIPLTGDVAKAEQLLKEAGRPDGFTTSVTVSSGDKGVAEAIQQSLGRAGIKVTIETVDPSAFYDTIGDTGNRTDLVYTGWCPDYPSGSTFLPFVFDGRYIKEKGNSGNHSLFRDQATMKRMDEIAAMTDARKAAKAWQDLDGRILAKAPTAPAVVERMPLLLGTNIAGAFGHTSFGGQIDYATVGLKDPSQSGR
- a CDS encoding PadR family transcriptional regulator is translated as MALEHAILVSLLEKPGSGYELARRFERSIGYFWTATHQQIYRVLKRMEADGWIDVREVPQQGRPDKKEYSVSGYGRTALGEWLHEPIQPESVRHELAVKIRGAAFDDPRALIGEVRRHQRMHRDQLEHYLAGERRDFGAVDAPPCDGVRPDAGRELQHAVLRGGIAYERMMIAWLDDVLDTLHRLGPGR
- a CDS encoding cytochrome P450, which codes for MTFPAVDAGTPGTAVAEPGAADVPGQGAAARLAGAPAPGDGFDLFGEDFVRDPYPWLDVLRAEAPVHRDEATGLWLVSRHRDVRQVLSEASVYLPDNAQHAVAPLPVAVLRTLARAGFTLPPALANNGTAGHAGLRRLVNRFFNARRVAAAVPVIERCAEELLDAARTGAGAGGRVDLFSSYAQVLPCRVLMELLGIRGVTPETLIRWSDASLELFWGRPSAERQLELASLVGEFHRWLTETVRSARTSPDSFVGALTRHRLPGGEPLDTATAVSACFFIFIAGQSTTGQLIATVLRRALGEQGLWPRLVPEAGLAEAWVEEVLRREPPVTTWRRVTARPVELAGTRLPAGAQLLLMLMGTGSDPDVFAEPERMCPHRANVRHHLAFGAGRHRCPGASLARTEAAIALRAVARRLPDIRLAPDGDARPPMLGLLSFRAPLEVLVERQPCR
- a CDS encoding (2Fe-2S)-binding protein: MARDRSPAGLVGAAPGRPPFEITFDGRPITALPGQSVAAALWSADVVAWRTTRRDGRPRGAFCGIGHCYDCLATINGRPNRRACLVPAGPGDTITTQEGHGHAGLAV
- a CDS encoding proline racemase family protein — protein: MRTRHVFHAVDSHTEGMPTRVITAGVGVIPGATMAERRLHFIEHLDHLRTLLMYEPRGHASMSGAILQPPTRPDTDYGVLYIEVSGVLPMCGHGTIGVATVLVETGMVPVTEPVTTVRLDTPAGPVAVDVQVEDGAARAVTLTNVPAFCAGLDRKVEVPGHGTVTYDLAFGGNFYAFVELDALGLPFDRSRKDELLAAGLAVMEAINASPDRPVHPEQPEIAGVKHVYLAAPGSDAHRSRHAMAIHPGWFDRSPCGTGTSARMAQLHARGALPLHRDFVNESFIGTEFTGRLVAETEVGGVPAVVPRITGRAWITGTAQYFLDPDDPFPGGFLL